In one window of Streptomyces sp. NBC_00193 DNA:
- a CDS encoding cation:proton antiporter, whose product MTESQAVHLFLALAVILGLARAMGALARRFGQPAVIGEILTGVLLGPTLFGSQLSGAVFPTEVRPLLNALAGVGVALFMFVVGSELDLGILRGGGRATLWTSLCSTLLPLLLGAALALTLVSSHHEGSSVGFVLFFSVAMSVTAFPVLARIIADRKLANTRIGATALACAAITDLLAWTLLAVVVAIATGERFDWWLMLLVPYVALMVTVVRPLLRRAARTVSEDEQGGRAGNRNFLALVLGGLLVSAAFTEWLGLHYIFGAFLFGAVLPRGTDGTLRDGVLQRVEPLCGLLLLPVYFVLSGLKVDLSRLNASDLGQLAAILVVAVTGKFVGAYVGARIGGLDGRHAAALGALLNTRGLTELVVLGVGLELGLLDAKLYSLMVVMAVTTTALTGPLLSRILPAPAAGAASAGTPTRPEPRTVPAQKAGAAETTSR is encoded by the coding sequence GTGACCGAGTCCCAGGCCGTCCACCTCTTCCTGGCTCTGGCCGTGATCCTGGGCCTGGCGCGAGCCATGGGGGCACTGGCCCGCAGATTCGGTCAGCCCGCGGTGATCGGCGAGATCCTCACCGGGGTGCTGCTGGGCCCCACCCTGTTCGGCAGCCAGCTCTCGGGCGCCGTCTTCCCCACCGAGGTACGGCCCCTGCTCAACGCACTCGCCGGCGTGGGCGTCGCGCTCTTCATGTTCGTCGTCGGCAGTGAACTCGACCTCGGCATCCTGCGCGGCGGGGGACGGGCCACCCTGTGGACGTCCCTCTGCTCGACCCTGCTGCCGCTGCTGCTGGGCGCCGCACTGGCGCTGACCCTGGTGTCCTCGCACCACGAAGGCTCGTCCGTCGGCTTCGTGCTGTTCTTCTCGGTCGCGATGTCCGTGACGGCGTTTCCCGTACTGGCGCGGATCATCGCCGACCGCAAACTGGCCAACACCCGGATCGGCGCGACCGCCTTGGCCTGCGCCGCCATCACCGACCTGCTCGCCTGGACGCTGCTCGCCGTGGTGGTGGCCATCGCCACCGGCGAGCGCTTCGACTGGTGGCTGATGCTGCTCGTGCCGTACGTGGCGCTGATGGTCACCGTCGTCCGCCCGCTGCTCCGCCGGGCGGCCCGCACGGTCTCGGAGGACGAGCAGGGCGGCCGGGCGGGCAACAGGAACTTCCTCGCCCTCGTACTCGGCGGGCTCCTGGTCTCGGCCGCCTTCACCGAATGGCTGGGGCTGCACTACATCTTCGGCGCGTTCCTGTTCGGTGCCGTACTGCCGCGGGGAACGGACGGCACGCTCCGGGACGGAGTGCTGCAGCGGGTCGAACCGCTCTGCGGTCTGCTCCTGCTCCCCGTGTACTTCGTCCTGTCCGGCCTGAAGGTCGACCTCTCCCGGCTCAACGCATCGGACCTCGGCCAACTGGCCGCCATCCTGGTCGTGGCCGTGACCGGGAAGTTCGTCGGCGCGTACGTCGGCGCACGCATCGGAGGGCTGGACGGCCGCCACGCGGCCGCGCTCGGCGCCCTGCTGAACACGCGCGGACTCACCGAACTGGTCGTTCTCGGCGTGGGTCTGGAGCTCGGCCTCCTGGACGCGAAGCTGTACTCCTTGATGGTGGTGATGGCGGTGACGACCACCGCGCTCACCGGTCCGCTGCTGAGCCGCATCCTTCCCGCCCCTGCGGCCGGGGCCGCCTCCGCCGGCACCCCTACCCGGCCGGAGCCGCGCACCGTCCCCGCGCAGAAGGCCGGGGCCGCCGAGACGACATCGCGCTGA
- a CDS encoding aromatic acid exporter family protein, which produces MKASGRTVAAAGLRSRMTAGFGDGSMVVRAAISAGLSWWIASVLLHSDAASLAPAGAVLATQTTPFATARKSLQRAAGILFGFLLGVAATASIGTNTVSVALVVLVGMFAGRAMNLGSQMHQIALTAVLVMGAATSFGYGAARLEDNVVGVLVGTCVGLALPAPGFTRRAGEELARLNQRMAALLAEIARGLAEDEWAARTGDWVRRARSLSKELDAVRQAVREAEDAVRWRPRGRVARPRLARLAEATQCLDHVGHQVRGITRGLYNLTFREGRPPALHWAQHEAPLLPLRADAPAGLDGVLAALAAMLGDLADVHVREEAPPPEVRARLAGLLGEAETGFLRTALAQSPAYADWRVLCTAGILEDARKMLHELDPSIGPHKAAFG; this is translated from the coding sequence GTGAAGGCATCGGGCAGGACGGTGGCAGCAGCGGGCCTGCGGTCCCGGATGACCGCCGGCTTCGGCGACGGAAGCATGGTCGTGCGCGCGGCGATCTCGGCGGGACTCTCCTGGTGGATCGCCTCCGTGCTGCTGCACTCCGACGCGGCCTCGCTCGCCCCCGCCGGCGCCGTCCTCGCCACGCAGACCACGCCCTTCGCCACCGCGCGCAAGAGCCTGCAGCGGGCGGCCGGCATCCTGTTCGGCTTCCTGCTCGGCGTGGCGGCCACCGCGTCGATCGGCACGAACACCGTGAGCGTCGCCCTCGTGGTGCTGGTCGGCATGTTCGCGGGACGCGCGATGAACCTCGGTTCGCAGATGCACCAGATCGCGCTCACCGCCGTGCTCGTGATGGGCGCCGCCACCAGCTTCGGGTACGGGGCCGCCCGGCTGGAGGACAACGTCGTCGGTGTGCTCGTCGGCACGTGCGTCGGCCTCGCGCTGCCCGCCCCCGGTTTCACCCGTCGTGCGGGTGAGGAACTGGCCCGCCTGAACCAGCGGATGGCCGCCCTGCTGGCCGAGATCGCCCGCGGCCTGGCCGAGGACGAGTGGGCCGCGCGCACCGGGGACTGGGTCCGGCGGGCCCGCTCCCTGTCGAAGGAGCTCGACGCGGTGCGCCAGGCCGTCCGCGAGGCCGAGGACGCCGTCCGGTGGCGGCCGCGCGGGCGGGTCGCACGACCCCGCCTGGCACGGCTCGCCGAGGCCACCCAGTGCCTGGACCACGTCGGCCACCAGGTCCGGGGGATCACCCGCGGCCTGTACAACCTGACGTTCCGCGAAGGCCGCCCGCCCGCCCTGCACTGGGCGCAGCACGAGGCACCCCTGCTGCCCCTGCGGGCCGACGCCCCGGCCGGGCTGGACGGGGTGCTGGCCGCGCTCGCCGCCATGCTGGGCGACCTGGCCGACGTACACGTGCGGGAGGAGGCCCCGCCGCCCGAGGTACGGGCCCGTCTGGCGGGGCTGCTCGGCGAGGCCGAGACCGGCTTCCTGCGGACCGCGCTGGCGCAGTCCCCCGCCTACGCGGACTGGCGGGTCCTGTGCACCGCCGGGATCCTGGAGGACGCCCGGAAGATGCTCCACGAACTGGACCCCTCGATCGGCCCCCACAAGGCCGCTTTCGGTTAG
- a CDS encoding Lrp/AsnC family transcriptional regulator, producing MDAVDLQIIRELQADGRLSNQDLADRVRLSPSPCLRRVRRLEEAGLIRGYTAMVDQVAFGLPVTVFVRIRLERHTAEAVRLFEEHVAVIEHIQDCYLMAGSSDYLLRVVIEDLEAYEALVRHRIHAIPGIASIESSFAYGSVKQSRTYPRPQPGASRRSASS from the coding sequence ATGGACGCAGTCGATCTGCAGATCATCAGGGAATTGCAGGCCGACGGGCGCCTGTCCAACCAGGATCTGGCCGACCGCGTCAGACTCTCCCCGTCGCCCTGTCTACGCCGGGTCCGGCGCCTGGAGGAGGCGGGCCTCATCCGCGGCTACACCGCCATGGTCGACCAGGTCGCCTTCGGACTGCCGGTCACCGTGTTCGTCCGGATCCGCCTCGAACGCCACACGGCGGAAGCGGTGAGGCTGTTCGAGGAACACGTCGCGGTCATCGAGCACATCCAGGACTGCTACCTGATGGCGGGGAGCAGCGACTACCTGCTCCGGGTCGTCATCGAGGACCTCGAAGCCTACGAAGCCCTGGTGCGCCACCGGATCCACGCCATCCCCGGCATCGCCTCGATCGAGTCGAGCTTCGCGTACGGCAGCGTCAAACAGTCCAGGACGTACCCGCGGCCCCAGCCGGGCGCATCGAGGCGGTCAGCGTCCTCCTGA
- a CDS encoding nitrous oxide reductase family maturation protein NosD — translation MAIPLIRTAARLGLGVVTAIAVCPLVPASAAAGGSADLVVPRDHPTIQAAVDAAAPGDRISVRPGIYREQVVIGKNLSITGSGDGKTTIQAPQTLTPGDDGGNSIVEIHNGASVSLSKLAVSGPGSGTCDSGALGAGIRVLGGASLDLGHAAVTHITDTPAAPCFHSATAVLVGDLPTGTGSATIRDTKITGYQGAGVVVLNTGSSATIERSTVTGHPTVSTDGIEFVEGAVGRVVKSTVSENECREPDPACGPDFFNEFQHAGIVGDAPGTVIEHNRITGNQVGIYVAGTGLTIGGNDLRKNSYVGMALQDGSFTLRKDRITGGVHGVAVIASAVDTDAVLDGVKITQTSGAPVQTFECCGFTATATVKP, via the coding sequence ATGGCAATCCCCTTGATCAGGACGGCCGCCCGGCTAGGGCTCGGCGTCGTCACGGCCATCGCCGTCTGTCCCCTGGTACCCGCGTCGGCGGCGGCCGGCGGGTCGGCGGACCTCGTGGTCCCCCGGGACCATCCGACGATCCAGGCAGCGGTCGACGCCGCCGCCCCCGGTGACCGGATCTCCGTCCGCCCGGGCATCTACCGCGAGCAGGTGGTGATCGGCAAGAACCTGTCGATCACCGGGTCGGGCGACGGGAAGACGACGATCCAGGCTCCGCAGACGCTGACCCCCGGCGACGACGGCGGCAACTCGATCGTCGAGATCCACAACGGCGCGTCGGTCTCGCTGTCCAAGCTCGCCGTCAGCGGGCCGGGCTCCGGCACCTGCGACAGCGGCGCGCTCGGCGCCGGCATCCGCGTGCTCGGGGGCGCGAGCCTCGACCTCGGCCACGCCGCCGTCACCCACATCACCGACACCCCGGCCGCGCCCTGCTTCCACAGCGCGACCGCCGTCCTCGTCGGGGACCTTCCGACCGGTACGGGCTCGGCCACCATCCGCGACACCAAGATCACGGGCTACCAGGGCGCGGGGGTGGTCGTCCTCAACACGGGGTCCTCCGCCACCATCGAGCGCAGCACCGTCACCGGGCACCCCACCGTGTCGACCGACGGCATCGAGTTCGTGGAGGGTGCGGTCGGCCGCGTCGTCAAGAGCACGGTCAGCGAGAACGAGTGCCGGGAACCCGACCCGGCCTGCGGCCCCGACTTCTTCAACGAGTTCCAGCACGCGGGGATCGTCGGCGACGCGCCGGGCACCGTCATCGAGCACAACCGGATCACCGGCAACCAGGTGGGCATCTACGTCGCCGGTACGGGCCTCACCATCGGCGGCAACGACCTCCGGAAGAACTCGTACGTCGGAATGGCCCTCCAGGACGGTTCGTTCACGCTCCGGAAGGACCGGATCACGGGCGGGGTGCACGGTGTCGCGGTCATCGCGTCGGCGGTCGACACGGACGCGGTGCTCGACGGCGTGAAGATCACGCAGACCTCGGGCGCGCCGGTACAGACCTTCGAGTGCTGCGGCTTCACCGCCACGGCGACCGTGAAGCCGTAG
- a CDS encoding alpha/beta fold hydrolase → MDAIVFGATGFIGRSLVAELLTRGQRVAAAVRNDTLTPWLISQGVDTGGLDVVVADITRPLSGLPEVRDVYNAAGRFAFGLGVQEARATNVTGALHVLEWAAELPGLRRLVHISGYRVSASAGHPDYAGLGAYEASKFEGDLAVRARARALGVPLTIANPSTVIGPGQYIGLAALVEDLWNGRLPALPGGPDTFLPIATIDYFVRFLAEVPAAPAGEHYWVLDDNTPLLPELIGTIADHTGVRAPRRTVPAGLLRRLPRKLTGADPETLAFLSTDRYPTASARAFAAGAGLEMPPAAEALRGWADELVAARFGAASPWLRPYGFSEVAGGRTWVSGERHRPDHVLLHGLPMNADLWAPLAAFLPGPVLAPDLPGLGRSAAAARPVDAWLADLLGPVRTRPTLVAHSLACGPALRFAVDHPDRISGLVLISPAFLQAPASRLARSGLAAPMMRRMSAARLARTLGVPEGAEVESAAADLRRRGVARRVVAALRTDLAGRRRSRALLDRVTVPVRILVGSADPLVEAVGHPVVEIDGAGHYPQLTHPAQVARHLAAAPAPIGG, encoded by the coding sequence ATGGACGCGATCGTCTTCGGCGCGACCGGATTCATCGGCCGCTCGCTCGTCGCCGAACTGCTCACCCGGGGGCAGCGGGTGGCGGCAGCCGTGCGCAACGACACCCTCACCCCCTGGCTGATCTCCCAGGGCGTCGACACCGGCGGGCTGGACGTCGTCGTCGCCGACATCACGCGACCCCTCTCGGGGCTGCCCGAGGTGCGCGACGTCTACAACGCCGCCGGCCGCTTCGCCTTCGGCCTCGGCGTGCAGGAGGCGCGGGCGACCAACGTCACCGGGGCGCTCCACGTGCTCGAATGGGCCGCCGAACTGCCCGGACTGCGGCGGCTGGTGCACATCAGCGGGTACCGGGTGAGCGCGTCCGCGGGCCACCCCGACTACGCCGGGCTGGGCGCGTACGAGGCGTCGAAGTTCGAAGGCGATCTCGCGGTGCGCGCCCGGGCCCGCGCCCTGGGGGTCCCGCTGACCATCGCGAACCCCAGCACCGTGATCGGGCCGGGCCAGTACATCGGCCTGGCCGCCCTCGTCGAGGACCTGTGGAACGGCCGGCTCCCCGCCCTGCCCGGCGGCCCGGACACCTTCCTGCCGATCGCCACGATCGACTACTTCGTACGGTTCCTCGCGGAGGTCCCCGCGGCGCCCGCGGGCGAGCACTACTGGGTGCTCGACGACAACACCCCGCTCCTGCCCGAGCTGATCGGTACCATCGCCGACCACACCGGCGTACGGGCACCTCGGCGGACCGTTCCCGCCGGTCTGCTGCGGCGCCTGCCGCGCAAGCTGACCGGCGCCGATCCCGAGACGCTGGCGTTCCTGTCCACCGACCGCTACCCGACGGCCTCGGCCCGCGCCTTCGCGGCGGGCGCCGGCCTGGAGATGCCCCCGGCCGCCGAGGCCCTGCGCGGGTGGGCCGACGAGCTGGTGGCCGCCCGCTTCGGTGCCGCATCGCCCTGGCTGAGGCCGTACGGCTTCTCCGAGGTGGCGGGCGGCCGTACCTGGGTGAGCGGAGAGCGGCACCGCCCCGACCACGTCCTGCTGCACGGACTGCCGATGAACGCGGACCTCTGGGCGCCCCTCGCCGCCTTCCTCCCCGGCCCGGTCCTGGCCCCCGACCTGCCGGGCCTGGGCCGCTCGGCCGCCGCGGCCCGGCCGGTGGACGCGTGGCTGGCCGATCTGCTGGGCCCGGTGCGGACCCGCCCCACGCTGGTCGCGCACTCCCTGGCCTGCGGACCCGCGCTGCGCTTCGCCGTCGATCACCCGGACCGCATCAGCGGCCTCGTGCTCATTTCCCCGGCGTTCCTGCAGGCACCCGCCTCCCGGCTCGCCCGCTCGGGCCTGGCCGCGCCGATGATGCGCCGCATGTCCGCCGCCCGGCTGGCCCGGACGCTCGGTGTCCCCGAGGGGGCGGAGGTGGAGAGCGCCGCGGCGGACCTGCGCCGTCGCGGCGTGGCGCGCCGCGTGGTCGCGGCCCTGCGTACGGACCTCGCCGGACGCAGGCGGTCGCGGGCGCTGCTGGACCGGGTGACCGTCCCGGTCCGGATCCTCGTGGGGTCGGCCGATCCGCTGGTCGAGGCCGTCGGCCACCCGGTGGTGGAGATCGACGGGGCCGGGCACTACCCCCAGCTCACCCACCCCGCGCAGGTCGCCCGCCACCTCGCCGCCGCACCCGCTCCGATCGGCGGATGA
- a CDS encoding O-acetyl-ADP-ribose deacetylase has translation MPRITLVLGDITAEEADAVVNAANSSLLGGGGVDGAIHRRGGPEILAACEDLRRSHYGKGLPTGRAVATTAGRLPADHVIHTVGPVWSRDEDRSELLASCYRESLRVADELGARSVAFPAISTGIYGWPMDDGARIAVETVRSVRTEVEEVRFVLFDERAYGAFAAAVDA, from the coding sequence ATGCCCCGCATCACGCTCGTTCTGGGTGACATCACGGCCGAGGAGGCCGACGCGGTGGTCAACGCCGCGAACTCCTCGCTCCTCGGCGGCGGCGGGGTCGACGGAGCCATCCACCGGCGCGGCGGCCCGGAGATCCTGGCCGCCTGCGAGGACCTGCGCCGCTCGCACTACGGCAAGGGCCTCCCGACGGGCCGGGCCGTCGCCACCACGGCCGGCAGGCTCCCGGCGGACCACGTCATCCACACGGTCGGCCCGGTCTGGTCGCGCGACGAGGACCGCTCCGAGCTGCTGGCCTCCTGCTACCGGGAGTCGCTGCGGGTCGCCGACGAGCTGGGAGCCCGTAGCGTCGCCTTCCCGGCGATCTCCACCGGCATCTACGGATGGCCGATGGACGACGGGGCGCGGATCGCGGTGGAGACCGTACGGTCCGTGCGGACCGAGGTGGAGGAGGTGCGGTTCGTGCTGTTCGACGAGCGTGCCTACGGGGCCTTCGCGGCGGCGGTGGATGCCTGA
- a CDS encoding inorganic phosphate transporter, translated as MDSSTTLIAVTIAVALLFDFTNGFHDTANAVATAIATGALRPKVAVAMSAVCNLAGAFVSVAVAKTISGGIIDEHAGIRPPVILAALAGAVLWNLATWLLGIPSSSSHALVGGLIGATVASVGLQGVDTMAVVGKILVPAVLSPLIGGVVAYAATRAAGRLSGPERAERAEHETERAGGRGARAGQVLAAALVSLAHGTGDGQKTMGVITLTLVTAGSLPAGSAPPLWVIVTAGLTMALGTYTGGWRIIRTLGTGLTRLGPRQGCVAQTSAAAVLLTTSHLGFAVSTTHAVTGSVAGAGLATPGGVLSRTTVRAMLVSWVLTLPAAGLVAALAVLLTEQGAWGQDTTAALLVCATLAFWARSRRTAVTARNVAPETATAADTATATAGSTGAATATA; from the coding sequence ATGGACTCCTCCACGACTCTCATCGCGGTCACCATCGCCGTGGCCCTGCTCTTCGACTTCACCAACGGGTTCCACGACACCGCGAACGCCGTGGCCACCGCCATCGCCACCGGCGCACTGCGCCCCAAGGTCGCCGTGGCCATGTCCGCGGTGTGCAACCTCGCGGGCGCGTTCGTTTCGGTGGCGGTCGCCAAGACGATCTCCGGGGGCATCATCGACGAGCACGCCGGAATACGTCCGCCGGTCATCCTCGCCGCCCTGGCGGGGGCCGTCCTGTGGAATCTGGCGACCTGGCTGCTCGGAATTCCCAGCAGTTCCTCGCACGCCCTCGTGGGCGGACTGATCGGCGCCACCGTCGCCTCCGTGGGGCTCCAGGGGGTCGACACGATGGCCGTGGTCGGCAAGATCCTCGTCCCCGCCGTCCTCTCTCCGCTGATCGGCGGAGTCGTGGCGTACGCGGCGACGCGGGCGGCGGGCCGGCTGAGCGGCCCGGAGCGCGCGGAGCGAGCGGAGCACGAGACGGAGCGGGCAGGGGGCCGCGGGGCCCGCGCCGGGCAGGTGCTCGCCGCCGCCCTCGTGTCCCTGGCGCACGGCACCGGCGACGGGCAGAAGACCATGGGCGTGATCACGCTGACGCTGGTCACCGCGGGCTCCCTGCCCGCGGGGTCGGCGCCGCCGCTGTGGGTCATCGTGACCGCGGGGCTCACCATGGCCCTGGGCACCTACACGGGCGGCTGGCGCATCATCCGCACGCTCGGCACGGGCCTGACCCGGCTCGGCCCTCGGCAGGGCTGCGTGGCCCAGACGAGCGCGGCGGCCGTGCTGCTGACCACCTCCCACCTGGGCTTCGCGGTGTCCACCACGCACGCCGTCACCGGCAGCGTCGCCGGGGCCGGGCTCGCCACCCCCGGCGGGGTCCTGAGCCGGACGACCGTGCGGGCCATGCTCGTCTCCTGGGTCCTCACGCTCCCCGCGGCGGGGCTCGTCGCCGCCCTGGCCGTCCTGCTCACGGAGCAGGGCGCCTGGGGCCAGGACACCACGGCCGCCCTGCTGGTGTGCGCGACCCTCGCCTTCTGGGCCCGGTCCCGCCGTACGGCCGTCACCGCGCGGAACGTCGCCCCCGAGACGGCCACCGCCGCGGACACGGCCACCGCCACCGCCGGTTCCACGGGCGCCGCAACCGCGACCGCCTGA
- a CDS encoding TetR/AcrR family transcriptional regulator, whose translation MGQKGAETRDRLLDATQELIEAGGYFGAGLNQVIAASGAPRGSLYFHFPGGKDQLVGESVRRAGGMIGDALGGLAGTSPSVAEFVDGVLRHLGDRLEESGWRKGCPVATVALEMAATSDPLHEACSEVYASWQEALRAQLAGRPDADDLAVTILALVEGALLLARAHRSRRPLDSVSRQVGALLA comes from the coding sequence ATGGGACAGAAAGGCGCCGAGACGCGCGACCGGCTGCTGGACGCGACGCAGGAGCTGATCGAGGCCGGCGGGTACTTCGGCGCCGGGCTCAATCAAGTGATCGCGGCCAGTGGCGCGCCCCGCGGCTCGCTCTACTTCCACTTTCCCGGCGGCAAGGACCAGCTCGTCGGCGAGTCCGTCCGGCGGGCCGGCGGGATGATCGGTGACGCCCTGGGGGGACTGGCCGGCACCAGTCCGTCCGTGGCGGAGTTCGTCGACGGGGTGCTGCGGCACCTGGGCGACCGGCTGGAGGAGTCGGGCTGGCGCAAGGGGTGTCCGGTGGCCACCGTGGCGCTGGAGATGGCCGCCACCAGCGACCCGCTGCACGAGGCGTGCTCGGAGGTCTACGCCTCGTGGCAGGAGGCCCTGCGCGCACAACTGGCGGGCCGCCCGGACGCCGACGACCTCGCCGTCACGATCCTGGCCCTGGTGGAGGGAGCGCTCCTGCTGGCCCGGGCGCACCGCAGCAGGAGGCCGCTGGACAGCGTCTCCCGTCAGGTCGGCGCCCTGCTGGCCTGA
- a CDS encoding NAD(P)/FAD-dependent oxidoreductase yields the protein MTVDFDVIIVGGGPGGSTTASYLAKAGLSVAVFESEIFPRPHVGESLVPATTRVLLETGAMAEIEAAGFPKKYGASWTTPDTYRKVHAAPLALDFDGLDFDGHAEVAFGERAQEGVDRIFTYHVDRGKFDLILLKNAESLGAQVFQNVRVQKVDFDDPDKVTVTVGMGPRTLDFTARVVVDASGRSTFLGRQQKIKVADPHFNQYAIHTWFEGLDRKALAKSPKEIDNIHVHFLPISDTWVWQIPITDTITSIGVVTQKKNFGKLNADREEFFWEFVGSRPDLAEELKKCERVRPFKAEGDYSYSMNQVSGDRFVMVGDAARFVDPIFSSGVGIAMNTARLACEDIVAAFKADRYDAAQFAEYARLQKIGTRNWYEFISIYYRLNLLFGVFVQHPRFRLDVLQLLQGDMYDERPRALTAMRAVINEVESDPKHVWHPFLGTIRASEPSITTG from the coding sequence ATGACCGTAGACTTTGACGTGATCATCGTGGGGGGCGGCCCGGGCGGCTCCACCACCGCTTCGTACCTCGCCAAGGCGGGGCTCTCGGTCGCGGTGTTCGAGAGCGAGATCTTCCCCCGGCCGCACGTCGGCGAGTCGCTGGTCCCGGCCACCACGCGCGTCCTGCTGGAGACCGGCGCGATGGCGGAGATCGAGGCGGCCGGTTTCCCCAAGAAGTACGGCGCCTCGTGGACGACTCCGGACACGTACCGGAAGGTCCATGCGGCCCCCCTGGCGCTGGATTTCGACGGCCTGGACTTCGACGGCCATGCCGAGGTCGCCTTCGGCGAGCGTGCGCAGGAGGGGGTCGACCGGATCTTCACCTACCACGTCGACCGCGGGAAGTTCGACCTCATCCTGCTGAAGAACGCCGAGTCCCTGGGCGCGCAGGTGTTCCAGAACGTCCGCGTGCAGAAGGTCGATTTCGACGACCCGGACAAGGTGACCGTGACCGTCGGCATGGGCCCTCGTACGCTGGACTTCACTGCGCGCGTCGTGGTCGACGCATCGGGTCGCAGCACGTTCCTCGGCCGGCAGCAGAAGATCAAGGTGGCGGACCCGCACTTCAACCAGTACGCCATCCACACCTGGTTCGAGGGCCTCGACCGGAAGGCGCTTGCCAAATCGCCGAAGGAAATCGACAACATCCATGTCCATTTCCTTCCGATCAGCGACACCTGGGTCTGGCAGATTCCGATCACGGACACCATCACGAGCATCGGGGTGGTGACGCAGAAGAAGAACTTCGGGAAACTCAACGCGGATCGGGAGGAGTTCTTCTGGGAGTTCGTCGGCTCGCGGCCCGACCTCGCGGAAGAGCTCAAGAAGTGTGAGCGGGTACGGCCCTTCAAGGCGGAGGGCGACTACAGCTATTCGATGAACCAGGTCAGCGGAGACCGGTTCGTCATGGTCGGAGACGCAGCCCGGTTCGTCGACCCCATCTTCTCCAGCGGCGTCGGCATCGCCATGAACACGGCCAGGCTGGCGTGCGAGGACATCGTCGCGGCGTTCAAGGCCGACCGCTACGACGCCGCCCAGTTCGCCGAATACGCGCGCCTCCAGAAGATCGGAACGCGGAACTGGTACGAGTTCATCTCGATCTACTACCGGCTGAACCTCCTCTTCGGCGTCTTCGTGCAGCACCCGAGGTTCCGCTTGGACGTACTGCAGCTCCTTCAGGGAGACATGTACGACGAGCGCCCCCGGGCCCTGACCGCCATGCGCGCGGTCATCAATGAGGTGGAGAGCGACCCGAAGCACGTCTGGCATCCCTTCCTGGGAACCATCCGGGCTTCGGAGCCGAGCATCACGACCGGCTGA
- a CDS encoding MarR family winged helix-turn-helix transcriptional regulator encodes MAHMPGPPGAPDTQPGAGSPDARELTAAVTRLRRALRASIRTEYPWEQLPMAQVELLQVCVAHSPVRVSELAARQRLAQSTVSGLVATMVLNGLVTRAVDSEDRRAAAVSATDAGRLRLAAWTRAHERRLEHALTALPDADREALRTALPALARLAARLEDADGEGRYGGT; translated from the coding sequence ATGGCACATATGCCGGGCCCGCCCGGTGCCCCGGACACGCAGCCCGGTGCGGGCTCGCCCGACGCCCGGGAGCTGACCGCCGCCGTCACCCGCCTGCGCCGCGCCCTGCGCGCCTCGATCCGTACGGAGTACCCCTGGGAGCAGCTCCCCATGGCCCAGGTGGAACTCCTCCAGGTCTGCGTCGCACACTCCCCGGTCCGCGTCAGCGAACTCGCCGCACGCCAGCGCCTCGCACAGTCCACGGTGAGCGGACTCGTCGCCACGATGGTGCTGAACGGGCTGGTGACCCGCGCGGTGGACAGCGAGGACCGGCGCGCCGCCGCCGTCAGCGCCACCGATGCCGGCCGGCTGCGGCTGGCCGCCTGGACCCGCGCCCACGAACGCCGCCTGGAGCACGCGCTGACGGCTCTGCCCGACGCCGACCGTGAGGCGCTCCGCACGGCCCTGCCGGCCCTCGCCCGGCTCGCCGCCCGCCTGGAGGACGCGGACGGCGAGGGCCGGTACGGGGGGACGTGA